A window from Urocitellus parryii isolate mUroPar1 chromosome 1, mUroPar1.hap1, whole genome shotgun sequence encodes these proteins:
- the LOC113179771 gene encoding protocadherin beta-15-like, with product MESGRVRKQRQVLILFLLSGVAQAGWGLRRYFVMEETESGSFVADLAKDLELGMGELAARGARVASEDNEPRLQLDLQTGKLILNEKLDREQLCGPTEPCVMHFQVLLNKPLEVFRAELLVGDINDHSPEFSEREMMLKILENSPPGTVFPLKKAQDLDVGNNNVQHYNIGSNSHFHISTIKRGDGRKYPELVLDKELDHEERSEFRLTLTALDGGSPPRSGTTQIRVLVLDVNDNAPQFEQILYEVQVPENSPIGSLVVKVSARDLDAGANGQITYSLFYSSQEIGKTFELNSLSGEIRLIKMLDFETISSYELDIEASDGGGLSGKCSVSIKVLDVNDNSPELTISSFTSPIPENSPETEVALFRTRDRDSGENGRTVCSIQDDVPFTLKPSVENFYRLVTEGALDRETRAQYNITITVTDLGTPRLKTEHSIIILVSDVNDNAPAFTQTSYTLLVRENNQPALHIGSVSATDRDSGTNAQITYSLLPNQDPHLPLASLVSINADNGQLFALRALDFEALQSFEFQVGATDQGSPALSSQALVRVVVLDDNDNSPFLLYPMQNATAPCTELVPRAAEQGYLVTKVVAVDGDSGQNAWLSYQLLKATEPGLFGVWAHNGEVRTTRLLSERDAARHRLVVLVKDNGEPPLSASVTLHVLLVDGFSQPYLPLPEEAPERAQGDSLTVYLVIALASVSSLFLFSVLVFVVVRLCRRRRAAPLGVYSVPEGHFPGHLMDVSSTGTLSQSYQYEVCLKGDSESNEFRFLKPIFPNILTQDSGRKLEDIPTLQNNLGI from the coding sequence ATGGAGTCCGGAAGGGTGCGCAAACAAAGGCAAGttctgattctctttctcttatcCGGAGTGGCTCAGGCAGGCTGGGGACTCCGACGCTATTTTGTGATGGAGGAAACTGAGAGCGGCTCTTTTGTGGCTGACCTGGCCAAGGATCTAGAACTAGGAATGGGGGAGCTAGCTGCGCGGGGAGCCCGGGTGGCCTCTGAGGATAACGAACCACGTTTGCAGCTGGATCTGCAGACCGGGAAGttgatattaaatgaaaaattagacCGGGAGCAGCTTTGCGGCCCCACCGAGCCCTGTGTAATGCATTTCCAAGTGTTACTGAATAAACCTCTGGAGGTATTTCGAGCTGAGCTCCTGGTGGGAGACATAAATGATCATTCTCCTGAgttttctgaaagagaaatgatgcTAAAAATCCTAGAGAATAGCCCCCCTGGTACTGTTTTTCCTCTGAAGAAAGCTCAGGACTTGGACGTGGGCAACAACAACGTTCAACACTACAATATTGGTTCCAACTCTCATTTCCATATTTCCACAATCAAACGGGGAGATGGCCGGAAATACCCGGAGCTGGTGCTGGACAAAGAGCTAGATCACGAGGAGCGGTCTGAGTTCAGATTAACCCTGACAGCGCTGGATGGCGGCTCTCCACCAAGATCTGGCACCACTCAGATTCGTGTCCTGGTCTTGGATGTCAATGACAATGCCCCTCAGTTTGAGCAGATACTCTATGAGGTGCAGGTCCCAGAGAACAGCCCTATAGGTTCCCTAGTTGTCAAGGTCTCTGCTAGGGATTTAGATGCTGGAGCAAATGGACAGATAACATACTCGCTTTTTTATAGTTCTCAAGAGATAGGAAAAACTTTTGAGCTAAATAGCCTTTCAGGAGAAATTCGACTAATTAAAATGCTAGATTTTGAAACCATATCTTCATACGAACTAGATATAGAGGCATCTGATGGGGGAGGACTTTCTGGGAAATGCTCTGTTTCTATCAAAGTGTTGGATGTTAATGATAACTCCCCAGAACTAACTATCTCATCATTTACCAGCCCTATTCCCGAAAATTCCCCTGAGACAGAAGTGGCTCTGTTTAGGACTCGGGACCGAGACTCTGGGGAAAATGGAAGGACGGTTTGCTCCATCCAAGATGATGTTCCATTCACGCTGAAACCTTCAGTTGAGAACTTCTACAGGCTGGTAACAGAAGGAGCTCTGGATAGAGAGACAAGAGCCCAGTATAATATCACTATTACTGTCACTGACTTGGGGACACCAAGGCTGAAAACCGAGCACAGCATAATAATCCTCGTCTCGGACGTCAACGACAACGCCCCTGCCTTCACCCAAACGTCATACACGCTGTTGGTGCGTGAGAACAACCAGCCCGCCCTGCACATAGGCAGTGTCAGCGCCACAGACAGAGACTCAGGCACCAACGCCCAGATCACCTACTCACTGCTGCCAAATCAGGACCCGCACCTGCCCCTCGCCTCGCTGGTCTCCATCAACGCAGACAATGGGCAGCTGTTCGCGCTGAGGGCGCTGGACTTCGAGGCCCTGCAGTCATTCGAGTTCCAAGTGGGCGCCACAGACCAAGGTTCGCCAGCACTCAGCAGCCAGGCGCTGGTGCGAGTGGTGGTGCTGGACGACAATGACAACTCGCCCTTCCTGCTGTACCCGATGCAGAACGCCACTGCACCCTGCACAGAGCTGGTACCCAGGGCGGCAGAGCAGGGCTACCTGGTCACCAAGGTGGTGGCGGTGGACGGAGACTCGGGCCAGAACGCCTGGCTGTCATATCAGCTGCTCAAGGCCACGGAGCCAGGGCTGTTTGGCGTGTGGGCGCACAATGGCGAGGTGCGCACCACCAGGCTGCTAAGCGAGCGCGACGCCGCCAGGCACAGGCTGGTGGTGCTGGTCAAGGACAATGGCGAGCCTCCGCTGTCTGCCAGCGTCACGCTGCACGTGCTGCTGGTGGATGGCTTCTCCCAGCCCTACCTGCCGCTCCCGGAAGAGGCGCCCGAGCGCGCGCAGGGGGACTCGCTCACTGTCTACTTGGTCATCGCCTTGGCCTCTGTGTCATcgctcttcctcttctctgtgctGGTGTTCGTGGTTGTGAGGCTGTGCAGGAGGCGCAGGGCGGCGCCGCTGGGTGTTTATTCGGTGCCTGAGGGCCACTTTCCTGGACACCTGATGGATGTCAGCAGCACAGGGACCCTGTCTCAGAGCTACCAGTATGAGGTGTGCCTGAAAGGAGACTCTGAGAGTAATGAGTTCAGATTCTTGAAGCCTATATTCCCTAATATTCTGACACAAGACTCTGGAAGAAAATTAGAGGATATTCCAACCCTCCAGAATAATTTAGGTATTTGA